A stretch of the Streptomyces sp. WMMB303 genome encodes the following:
- a CDS encoding PAS domain-containing protein — MSAAEDELLLREAEKIVTAVGRMFPGLCEAVLHDLRDPEHAVRAVENNLSGRRVGDPATELGLARIADPGHPEVLQNYPNRFPDGRPAKSTSVGIRNSEGGYVAAVCLNLDVSLLSTLTRGLEQLLRTEDHRPPVAETLRARTVDELRGVAESFAAARGTTPRALTTADRVALVQAVREQGYLELKGAVSALTDLLGVSRATVYNDLRR, encoded by the coding sequence GTGAGCGCCGCCGAGGACGAACTGCTGCTGCGCGAGGCGGAGAAGATCGTCACCGCCGTCGGGCGGATGTTCCCGGGCCTGTGCGAGGCCGTGCTGCACGATCTGCGCGACCCCGAACACGCGGTGCGCGCCGTGGAGAACAACCTCTCCGGCCGCCGGGTCGGCGATCCGGCCACCGAACTGGGCCTGGCCCGGATCGCGGACCCCGGCCACCCCGAGGTCCTGCAGAACTATCCCAACCGGTTCCCCGACGGCCGCCCCGCCAAGAGCACCTCCGTCGGCATCCGGAACAGCGAAGGCGGCTACGTCGCCGCCGTCTGCCTGAACCTGGACGTCTCGCTGCTCTCCACCCTCACCCGCGGCCTGGAGCAGTTGCTGCGTACGGAGGACCACCGCCCGCCCGTCGCCGAGACGCTGCGTGCCCGCACCGTGGACGAACTGCGCGGTGTCGCGGAGTCCTTCGCCGCCGCCCGCGGCACCACCCCGCGCGCTCTGACCACCGCCGATCGCGTCGCCCTCGTCCAGGCCGTGCGGGAGCAGGGCTACCTCGAACTCAAGGGTGCCGTGTCGGCCCTGACGGATCTCCTCGGGGTCTCGAGGGCCACGGTCTACAACGACCTGCGCCGCTGA
- a CDS encoding pyridoxal-phosphate dependent enzyme, which translates to MSSSSQDGPQTPPARHLRDPRSGRRYPLDPLRWRGDDGTPLLVSPAQAPRPADIVTADRSLWRYRAALPPLPPVSLGEGCTPLLARTWSGVEVGFKLEWFNPSGSFKDRGSSVMISALAAQGVDQVLEDSSGNGGSSVAAYCAAAGVGATILVPAHTSPAKTLQATAYGARVTPVDGDRDATAAAALRRAEQTVYASHNWHPYFLEGTKTLAYEIWEDLGFRAPDAVVTVAGAGSTVLGCDLGFGELLAAGRIAALPRLLVAQPANCAPLDAAFHAGSDAEQAAPASGRWRPTLAEGTAIKEPVRLPEVLAAVRRSGGTTAAVPEEDIASALRRLAATGLYAEPTSATAAAAVDLFAARGELPPGGTTVVILTGSALKAPTATAQIIEGTR; encoded by the coding sequence GTGTCCAGCTCCTCCCAGGACGGCCCCCAGACACCCCCGGCGCGCCACCTGCGCGATCCGCGCTCCGGCCGCCGCTACCCGCTGGACCCGCTGCGCTGGCGGGGAGACGACGGCACACCGCTGCTCGTCTCACCGGCCCAGGCACCGAGGCCGGCCGACATCGTGACCGCCGACCGGTCGCTGTGGCGCTACCGGGCCGCGCTGCCCCCGCTGCCCCCGGTCAGCCTGGGCGAAGGGTGCACTCCGCTGCTGGCACGCACCTGGAGCGGCGTCGAGGTCGGCTTCAAGCTGGAGTGGTTCAACCCGAGCGGCAGCTTCAAGGACCGCGGCAGCAGTGTGATGATCTCAGCGCTGGCCGCTCAGGGGGTCGACCAGGTTCTCGAGGACAGTTCCGGCAACGGCGGCTCCTCGGTCGCCGCGTACTGCGCCGCCGCCGGTGTCGGTGCGACCATCCTCGTCCCCGCGCACACCTCACCCGCCAAGACGCTGCAGGCCACCGCCTACGGGGCCCGGGTGACCCCGGTGGACGGCGACCGGGACGCGACAGCCGCGGCGGCGCTGCGCCGGGCCGAGCAGACCGTCTACGCGAGCCACAACTGGCATCCGTACTTCCTGGAGGGCACCAAGACGCTGGCCTACGAGATCTGGGAGGACCTCGGCTTCCGCGCCCCGGACGCCGTGGTCACCGTCGCCGGCGCGGGCAGCACCGTCCTGGGCTGCGATCTGGGGTTCGGCGAACTCCTCGCCGCAGGGCGGATCGCCGCCCTGCCCCGGCTGCTGGTGGCCCAGCCGGCCAACTGCGCGCCGCTGGACGCCGCGTTCCACGCCGGGTCCGACGCCGAGCAGGCCGCCCCCGCGTCCGGGCGGTGGCGGCCGACACTGGCCGAGGGGACGGCCATCAAGGAGCCCGTCCGGCTCCCCGAAGTGCTGGCCGCCGTCCGCCGCTCGGGCGGGACCACAGCCGCCGTCCCGGAGGAGGACATCGCCTCGGCGCTGCGCCGCCTCGCGGCCACCGGTCTCTACGCCGAGCCCACCAGCGCCACCGCCGCGGCCGCCGTCGACCTGTTCGCGGCGCGCGGCGAACTGCCGCCGGGCGGCACCACGGTCGTCATCCTGACCGGGTCGGCACTCAAGGCGCCGACTGCTACGGCACAGATCATCGAGGGGACACGGTGA
- a CDS encoding SUMF1/EgtB/PvdO family nonheme iron enzyme, with translation METEAQVELVAIPAGRVALSDRRTGRSWPVDLAPYRLAAHPVTQELYARITGERPSTAHGDRLPVEGVSWWDAVRFCNALSRHEGRTPAYRLPAVPNGAAERRGDDDGTGVEWNRTADGYRLPTEAEWEHACRAGTSGPRYGPLDEIAWYRGTSQERPHEVGGRLPNAWGLYDMLGNVWDWCWDLYDPEVYGGYRVLRGGGWFDEHWSCRASVRRRSHPTFRVDDVGFRVARGSAAGPGGGAAGGCGARRAPAG, from the coding sequence ATGGAGACGGAGGCACAGGTCGAACTGGTCGCGATACCCGCGGGGCGGGTCGCCCTGTCCGACCGGCGGACGGGGCGTAGCTGGCCGGTCGACCTCGCGCCGTACCGGCTGGCCGCGCACCCCGTCACCCAGGAGCTGTACGCACGGATCACCGGCGAGCGGCCGAGCACCGCCCACGGGGACCGGTTGCCCGTCGAGGGCGTGTCCTGGTGGGACGCCGTACGGTTCTGCAACGCCCTCTCGCGGCACGAGGGCCGCACGCCCGCCTACCGGCTGCCGGCCGTCCCGAACGGCGCCGCCGAGAGGCGCGGGGACGACGACGGCACCGGCGTCGAGTGGAACCGCACCGCGGACGGGTACCGGCTGCCGACCGAGGCCGAATGGGAGCACGCCTGCCGGGCCGGGACCTCCGGACCGCGCTACGGACCGCTGGACGAGATCGCCTGGTACCGCGGCACCTCGCAGGAGCGCCCCCACGAGGTCGGGGGCAGGCTCCCCAACGCGTGGGGCCTGTACGACATGCTCGGCAACGTCTGGGACTGGTGCTGGGACCTGTACGACCCCGAGGTGTACGGCGGCTACCGGGTGCTGCGGGGCGGCGGCTGGTTCGACGAGCACTGGAGCTGCCGGGCCTCGGTGCGGCGCCGCAGCCATCCGACCTTCCGGGTGGACGACGTGGGCTTCCGCGTCGCCCGGGGCTCCGCGGCAGGACCCGGCGGCGGGGCCGCCGGCGGTTGCGGCGCCCGGCGGGCACCCGCAGGCTGA
- a CDS encoding HAD-IIIA family hydrolase, whose product MSAGGARPAAVVLRTVTASWYQDGPGEPLVRLPHTGSGRCRAVPGCGQPRAVLFGRDGTLVEEVPHNTDPGRIRPLASAREALEALRTAGVHAGVVSNQPGIGRGALRLEQLDALHARMEALLGPLAVTAVCPHRPQDDCACRKPEPGLVFAACRVLGVRPSETAVVGGRTADLGAAHRAGATGVLVRAGRLGRPGVPSRTAAHLGAAVRALVGTPAGG is encoded by the coding sequence GTGAGTGCCGGGGGCGCCCGTCCGGCGGCGGTCGTCCTGCGCACGGTGACCGCGTCCTGGTACCAGGACGGACCAGGGGAGCCGCTGGTGCGGCTCCCCCACACGGGTTCGGGCCGCTGCCGGGCGGTACCCGGGTGCGGGCAGCCCCGAGCCGTGCTCTTCGGCCGGGACGGCACCCTCGTCGAGGAGGTGCCGCACAACACCGATCCGGGCCGGATCCGTCCGCTGGCCTCGGCGCGCGAGGCGCTGGAGGCACTGCGTACCGCCGGAGTGCACGCGGGGGTGGTGAGCAATCAGCCCGGCATCGGACGCGGAGCCCTCCGGCTGGAGCAGCTCGACGCACTGCACGCGCGGATGGAGGCGCTGCTGGGGCCGCTCGCGGTGACGGCCGTGTGCCCGCACCGGCCGCAGGACGATTGCGCGTGCCGGAAGCCGGAACCGGGTCTGGTGTTCGCCGCGTGCCGGGTGCTGGGCGTGCGCCCGTCGGAGACGGCGGTGGTCGGAGGGCGCACCGCGGATCTGGGTGCCGCGCACCGGGCCGGTGCCACCGGAGTACTCGTCCGGGCCGGGCGCCTCGGCCGGCCCGGGGTGCCGTCCCGCACGGCCGCGCATCTGGGCGCCGCGGTCCGGGCGCTGGTCGGCACGCCGGCGGGAGGCTGA
- a CDS encoding DJ-1/PfpI/YhbO family deglycase/protease, with the protein MTAELHGTRVALLATDGVERIELEQPRGALHGAGARTEVIALHTGEINARQMDIDPAGTLTVDRTAADASADDYDALLLPGGAMNPDQLRTDPDAVGFAREFMRAGKPVAAICHGPLTLVEAEVVRGRRLTSWPSIRTDLRNAGAEVVEEEVVIDGNLVTTRGPDDLPVFCAALVAHLARTRTPQFA; encoded by the coding sequence ATGACCGCCGAACTGCACGGCACACGGGTGGCCCTGCTCGCCACCGACGGCGTGGAGCGGATCGAACTCGAGCAGCCGCGCGGCGCGCTGCACGGAGCCGGGGCGCGAACCGAGGTGATCGCGCTGCACACCGGGGAGATCAACGCCCGCCAGATGGACATCGACCCGGCCGGCACCCTCACGGTGGACCGGACCGCCGCCGACGCGTCCGCCGACGACTACGACGCACTGCTGCTGCCCGGTGGCGCGATGAACCCCGACCAGCTCCGCACCGATCCGGACGCGGTGGGCTTCGCCCGGGAGTTCATGCGCGCCGGCAAACCCGTCGCGGCCATCTGCCACGGTCCGCTGACGCTGGTGGAGGCGGAGGTGGTCCGCGGCCGGCGCCTGACCTCCTGGCCCAGCATCCGCACGGATCTGCGCAACGCGGGCGCCGAGGTCGTCGAGGAGGAGGTCGTGATCGACGGCAACCTCGTCACCACCCGCGGCCCCGACGACCTGCCGGTCTTCTGCGCCGCGCTCGTCGCACACCTGGCCAGGACCAGAACACCCCAGTTCGCCTGA
- a CDS encoding universal stress protein: MKGGSGAAGRSGETAGRSGGEAGPGRLVVGVSGSLASLAALRAAAQEAAGTGRPLLAVLAWEPPRGEAGYMLRPDRIWAENWRREARVRLDRAFDEAFGGNPPGVADVERRLVRDRPWRALCATAGRPHDRLVIGVRGARWVSFGRGGTARRVLTRAGCPVLTVPAPRFPVLLRTRLRHARAVHFQPGGSGRAAV, encoded by the coding sequence ATGAAGGGCGGATCCGGCGCCGCCGGGCGGAGCGGGGAGACGGCGGGGAGGAGCGGCGGCGAGGCGGGACCGGGCCGGCTGGTCGTCGGTGTGAGCGGGTCCCTCGCCAGTCTGGCGGCGCTGCGGGCCGCCGCGCAGGAGGCGGCCGGCACCGGTCGCCCGCTGCTGGCGGTGCTGGCCTGGGAGCCGCCGCGTGGCGAAGCGGGGTACATGCTGCGGCCGGACCGGATCTGGGCCGAGAACTGGCGCCGGGAGGCCCGGGTGCGGCTGGACCGCGCCTTCGACGAGGCGTTCGGCGGCAACCCTCCGGGGGTGGCCGACGTCGAGCGGCGGCTGGTGCGCGACCGGCCTTGGCGGGCCCTGTGCGCGACGGCCGGCCGTCCACACGACCGTCTGGTCATCGGAGTGCGCGGCGCCCGTTGGGTGTCGTTCGGGCGCGGTGGTACGGCGCGCCGTGTCCTCACCCGCGCCGGCTGCCCCGTGCTCACGGTTCCCGCACCGCGCTTCCCGGTCCTTCTGCGTACCCGGCTGCGGCACGCGAGAGCAGTCCACTTCCAGCCCGGGGGATCCGGTCGGGCAGCTGTCTGA
- a CDS encoding DUF2267 domain-containing protein, with amino-acid sequence MSLTQIKPQAAPVTEAMTYHRLVERVRYDGAYPTSERADAVIHAVLTSLGRRLPEEERTALADVLPEEAARFLTSTAREPEQFTGWEFVADLASRTGGTPATARWDTGTVLELVARLAGADLVARILEALPAGYALLFGRAELTRPAPAQPAPAPRAA; translated from the coding sequence GTGTCACTGACGCAGATCAAGCCCCAGGCCGCCCCCGTCACGGAGGCCATGACGTACCACCGACTCGTCGAGCGGGTGCGCTACGACGGCGCCTACCCCACAAGCGAACGTGCCGACGCGGTGATCCACGCCGTCCTCACCTCCCTCGGACGGCGCCTGCCCGAGGAGGAGCGCACCGCGCTCGCCGACGTGCTCCCGGAGGAGGCCGCGCGCTTTCTCACCTCCACGGCCCGCGAGCCCGAGCAGTTCACCGGCTGGGAGTTCGTCGCCGACCTCGCCTCCCGCACCGGCGGCACCCCTGCCACAGCACGCTGGGACACCGGCACGGTGCTCGAATTGGTGGCCAGGCTCGCCGGTGCGGACCTGGTCGCCCGCATCCTGGAAGCGCTCCCCGCCGGGTACGCGCTGCTCTTCGGCCGCGCCGAACTCACCCGCCCCGCCCCCGCGCAGCCGGCTCCCGCACCGCGCGCCGCCTGA
- a CDS encoding lantibiotic dehydratase C-terminal domain-containing protein, which translates to MTGTAARPREAAHEGAVSADEDADASVARTAFPDAGAGYEQAGAAWDWWYLRAYPGGPARMDAAVRTVLPWLADRAAELRAPDWHFLRYWDATGHHLRLRVRCTPEQADTLHGRTPEVRALLAALPEPEHADGGGLLPAEPTMAPRHQPVGVSPAPYAPERAKYGGTAGVALAEGVFTDCCALLAETELAALPAAFARAAAAVELTGTLVAGCLAPEERDAFWTAHRRRWLARLRLVLPADETRERLRALASQVGDAPRPGETVRRRCAAHAALVSAALDRCAAAGVPVPRAELLLHHVHMTYNRLGFPPAEEAALVLAARVLTAGR; encoded by the coding sequence ATGACCGGTACCGCTGCCCGCCCCCGGGAGGCGGCACACGAGGGCGCCGTATCCGCGGACGAGGATGCCGACGCGAGCGTCGCGCGGACCGCTTTCCCGGATGCCGGAGCCGGGTACGAGCAGGCCGGCGCGGCCTGGGACTGGTGGTATCTGCGGGCCTATCCCGGAGGCCCGGCGCGGATGGACGCCGCCGTCCGTACGGTGCTGCCCTGGCTGGCGGACCGTGCCGCCGAACTGCGGGCGCCGGACTGGCACTTCCTGCGCTACTGGGACGCGACCGGACACCACCTGCGGCTGCGCGTCCGCTGCACGCCCGAGCAGGCCGACACACTGCACGGCCGCACCCCCGAGGTGCGGGCGCTGCTGGCCGCGCTGCCCGAACCGGAGCACGCGGACGGCGGCGGGCTGCTGCCCGCCGAACCCACCATGGCACCCCGGCACCAGCCCGTCGGGGTGAGCCCGGCCCCCTACGCGCCCGAACGCGCCAAGTACGGCGGAACGGCGGGTGTCGCGCTGGCCGAGGGGGTCTTCACCGACTGCTGCGCGCTGCTCGCCGAGACCGAACTGGCGGCGCTGCCCGCCGCCTTCGCACGGGCCGCCGCCGCCGTCGAGCTCACCGGCACGCTGGTGGCCGGCTGCCTGGCACCGGAGGAACGGGACGCGTTCTGGACCGCGCACCGGCGCCGGTGGCTGGCCCGGCTGCGGCTGGTGCTCCCGGCGGACGAGACCCGGGAGCGGCTGCGCGCCCTGGCCTCGCAGGTGGGGGACGCGCCCCGGCCGGGCGAGACCGTCCGCCGCCGGTGCGCGGCTCACGCGGCGCTGGTGTCGGCGGCGCTGGACCGCTGCGCGGCGGCCGGCGTCCCCGTACCCCGGGCCGAACTGCTGCTGCACCACGTCCATATGACCTACAACCGGCTGGGCTTTCCGCCCGCCGAGGAGGCGGCACTGGTGCTGGCCGCCCGCGTGCTGACGGCCGGACGCTGA
- a CDS encoding PqqD family peptide modification chaperone — METLTRPKLREGLEVIRGMDDHPLLYDASSGIYHRLSRSAAGLVQRLDGSRSLEDIATMMAAHGTKTPEAARTELDRFVQNLHDSGLLDGAPTPQRARDTGRRGKRNQMMPRFVVSRTLLPRLLEPLAAPLRLVPGRVTAGVHLAGGVLGTVLAVWALFAGPVPDPRPAHWTTLVALVLFLCQIVLHECAHAMVAQILKVPVRGFGFALLFYFMPLAYVDRTDAYRLRSRTSRVVLALAGPVNDGWIAGLTALVATTAGGTAASVAATMLVFQILSVITNLNPLLPSDGYAALEAGMGTVDARGRAFGLLKHTLLRRPLPSHLAAMTPAARRLHLAYGALCTLYVLVLAYVAVLGTVFSYGSVQGVWGR; from the coding sequence ATGGAGACCCTCACCCGACCCAAGCTCCGCGAGGGCCTGGAAGTCATCCGCGGGATGGACGACCACCCGCTGCTGTACGACGCGTCCTCCGGCATCTACCACCGGCTCAGCCGCTCGGCCGCCGGCCTCGTCCAACGCCTCGACGGCTCGCGGTCGCTGGAGGACATCGCCACCATGATGGCCGCCCACGGCACCAAGACCCCCGAGGCCGCCCGCACCGAGCTGGACCGCTTCGTCCAGAACCTCCACGACAGCGGCCTGCTGGACGGCGCCCCCACCCCGCAGCGGGCCCGCGACACCGGGCGGCGCGGCAAGCGCAACCAGATGATGCCGCGCTTCGTGGTCAGCCGCACGCTGCTGCCCCGGCTGCTGGAGCCGCTCGCGGCGCCGCTGCGCCTCGTGCCCGGCCGCGTGACGGCGGGTGTGCACCTGGCCGGCGGGGTGCTGGGCACGGTACTCGCCGTCTGGGCGTTGTTCGCCGGGCCGGTCCCCGACCCGCGCCCGGCGCACTGGACGACGCTGGTGGCGCTGGTGCTCTTCCTCTGCCAGATCGTGCTCCACGAGTGCGCGCACGCGATGGTCGCGCAGATCCTGAAAGTGCCCGTGCGGGGCTTCGGGTTCGCGCTGCTCTTCTACTTCATGCCGCTCGCCTACGTGGACCGCACCGACGCCTACCGGTTGCGCTCCCGCACCAGCAGAGTCGTGCTCGCACTGGCCGGGCCCGTCAACGACGGCTGGATCGCCGGGCTCACCGCGCTGGTGGCCACCACGGCCGGCGGCACGGCGGCGAGCGTGGCGGCCACCATGCTGGTGTTCCAGATCCTCAGCGTCATCACCAACCTCAACCCCCTGCTGCCCAGCGACGGCTACGCCGCGCTGGAGGCCGGTATGGGCACCGTCGACGCCCGCGGCCGCGCCTTCGGCCTGCTCAAACACACCCTGCTGCGCCGCCCGCTGCCCTCCCATCTGGCCGCCATGACGCCCGCGGCGCGCAGGCTGCACCTGGCGTACGGCGCGCTGTGCACGCTGTACGTGCTGGTGCTGGCATACGTCGCGGTGCTGGGCACGGTGTTCTCCTACGGCAGCGTCCAGGGGGTGTGGGGCCGGTGA
- a CDS encoding thiocillin family RiPP, protein MDNTDSVELELWSEDLEMEALPESDSPFTTFGCAATAGCGSCPAACLGTAGCFSSNGN, encoded by the coding sequence ATGGACAACACCGACAGCGTCGAACTCGAACTGTGGTCCGAGGACCTCGAAATGGAGGCGCTGCCCGAGTCGGACAGCCCCTTCACCACCTTCGGCTGCGCCGCCACCGCGGGCTGCGGCAGCTGCCCCGCCGCCTGCCTGGGCACGGCGGGCTGCTTCTCCTCCAACGGCAACTGA
- a CDS encoding thiocillin family RiPP, whose translation MQQHPGDDLDLFVESFDDDLAVEELSEGTALSTWGSATTAGSASCPWSTASSSSSASSFG comes from the coding sequence ATGCAGCAGCACCCCGGCGACGACCTCGACCTGTTCGTCGAGTCGTTCGACGACGACCTGGCGGTCGAGGAGCTGAGCGAGGGCACCGCGCTGAGCACCTGGGGCAGCGCCACCACGGCGGGATCCGCCTCCTGCCCGTGGAGCACCGCCTCGTCCTCGTCGTCCGCCTCCAGCTTCGGCTGA
- a CDS encoding thiocillin family RiPP: MESMDHLELDLYIEDQDLAVEELPDGNAPGGCFACAGSASTASCPGSSAATVGSASCIG, encoded by the coding sequence ATGGAGTCCATGGACCACCTGGAGCTGGACCTGTACATCGAGGATCAGGATCTCGCGGTCGAGGAACTGCCGGACGGCAACGCACCGGGCGGCTGCTTCGCCTGCGCGGGTTCCGCCTCCACGGCGTCCTGCCCCGGCTCGTCGGCGGCCACCGTCGGCAGCGCGTCCTGCATCGGCTGA
- a CDS encoding thiocillin family RiPP, whose translation MEDVIDLYAVAEDELALEELPEGNALASFSTATSASTASCPATSASSASSVSSYG comes from the coding sequence ATGGAAGACGTCATCGACCTGTACGCCGTGGCCGAGGACGAACTGGCCCTCGAAGAGCTGCCCGAGGGCAACGCCCTGGCCAGCTTCTCCACGGCGACCAGCGCCAGTACCGCCTCCTGCCCGGCCACCAGCGCGTCGAGCGCCTCCAGCGTCTCCAGCTACGGCTGA
- a CDS encoding nitroreductase family protein, with translation MIAPDDLALQLVDSFASAPARPHDPPATRRAAPPEPLGPSTAVPARADRDPATRLDLLDTLRSRRANRLWSPEALPAPLLTDVIAEGVAADAEEWPDEQPHTPLEISVVAFRVAGLRPAVHHLDALTRTARPVLELPPPEQRHTLTLQAEFGDAPAIVSVAVDLRTAEERDGGHGYRTLLTRAGAAVHTMWLAGVAHGLTGSAFAGFIPASVRAPLRSDGTSRQQVFALALGHPPAAPPGDGTAPPAGSRPAAP, from the coding sequence GTGATCGCCCCGGACGACCTCGCACTCCAGCTCGTGGACTCCTTCGCGTCCGCGCCCGCGCGCCCGCACGACCCCCCGGCCACCCGGCGCGCGGCCCCGCCCGAGCCGCTCGGGCCGTCCACGGCCGTGCCCGCACGCGCGGACCGGGACCCCGCCACCCGGCTGGACCTGCTGGACACCCTGCGCAGCCGCCGCGCCAACCGCCTCTGGTCCCCGGAAGCGCTGCCCGCGCCGCTGCTCACCGACGTCATCGCCGAAGGCGTGGCGGCCGACGCCGAGGAGTGGCCGGACGAACAGCCCCACACGCCGCTGGAGATCAGCGTCGTCGCCTTCCGGGTGGCCGGGCTGCGGCCCGCCGTGCACCACCTCGACGCGCTCACCCGCACCGCCCGGCCGGTGCTGGAACTGCCACCACCCGAGCAGCGCCACACCCTCACCCTGCAAGCCGAGTTCGGCGACGCGCCGGCGATCGTCTCGGTCGCCGTAGACCTGCGCACGGCCGAGGAACGCGACGGCGGCCACGGCTACCGGACGCTGCTCACCCGGGCCGGCGCCGCCGTCCACACCATGTGGCTGGCCGGGGTCGCGCACGGGCTGACCGGTTCGGCGTTCGCCGGGTTCATCCCCGCCTCCGTCCGCGCCCCGCTGCGCTCCGACGGCACCAGCAGGCAGCAGGTGTTCGCGCTCGCGCTCGGCCACCCGCCCGCGGCCCCGCCCGGCGACGGCACCGCGCCGCCCGCCGGGAGCCGACCGGCCGCCCCCTGA
- a CDS encoding TOMM precursor leader peptide-binding protein, producing MPNGDVLTAEQTGAAALRDPQLSVPALPRLRRGLAVQQIDEGLAVEGLPAPQVFRGKAATALLPRLLPLLDGSRDRTALAAELELTQRAVFKALSLLWMCGVIEDSPPPQGADRPDPGAALPAELADYLSRMGDSTGANGYWEQGALRLAAARVALFGTGAAADALAAELAPSAHVTRVTGPDAVPPPDTTLAVTAGLPPGELPAVAAVCRDRDVPLVRVAVSAGRARLGPFVHPRYTPCLECLLDEESGTRESAPADPEPDEEAAALTAALAAHDLFGFLSRAVPSPYPNQWRTVDLDDLKQQRHSGATRPGCPTCSALPAVEKSGAADGPDPAPLAARYEAFIGFPPHEYMDLKGHQQHYKPSNLALQRQEKTWPVCPRTELPPPDTARLAGQPYGQETGPEAAVDRDTLSLVLATVAGIRVGDPDFLRRWTPSGGNIGSVLAHLAVRDAPGLEPGLYGYVPGDHRLALLSPGTETLDGMPGAGPATLLLTGNLGKVAKKYHSFALRVTLLDAGCAQATLRRVCRTLGLPRTPVHRWDERAAAAALGVDPRVEPVTAVTDLGRPL from the coding sequence ATGCCGAACGGGGACGTACTCACCGCCGAGCAGACCGGCGCCGCCGCGCTGCGCGACCCGCAGCTCTCGGTACCGGCACTGCCCCGGCTGCGCCGCGGCCTGGCCGTGCAGCAGATCGACGAGGGCCTGGCGGTCGAAGGGCTGCCCGCGCCCCAGGTGTTCCGCGGCAAGGCCGCCACCGCACTGCTGCCCCGGCTGCTTCCGCTGCTGGACGGGAGCCGGGACCGCACCGCGCTCGCCGCGGAACTGGAACTGACGCAGCGCGCGGTCTTCAAGGCCCTCTCGCTGCTGTGGATGTGCGGAGTCATCGAGGACTCCCCGCCGCCCCAAGGCGCCGACCGGCCGGACCCCGGGGCGGCACTGCCCGCCGAACTCGCCGACTACCTCTCCCGGATGGGTGACTCCACCGGCGCCAACGGCTATTGGGAGCAGGGCGCGCTGCGGCTCGCCGCGGCCCGGGTGGCCCTGTTCGGCACCGGAGCGGCGGCCGACGCGCTGGCGGCGGAGCTGGCGCCCTCCGCGCACGTGACGCGGGTGACGGGGCCGGACGCCGTACCGCCTCCGGACACCACACTGGCCGTGACCGCCGGCCTGCCGCCGGGCGAACTGCCGGCCGTCGCCGCCGTCTGCCGGGACCGCGACGTCCCGCTGGTGCGGGTGGCCGTCTCCGCCGGGCGGGCCCGGCTGGGGCCGTTCGTCCACCCGCGGTACACGCCGTGCCTGGAGTGCCTGCTGGACGAGGAGTCCGGGACCCGGGAGTCCGCCCCGGCCGACCCGGAGCCGGACGAGGAGGCCGCGGCGCTCACCGCCGCGCTGGCCGCGCACGACCTGTTCGGGTTCCTCTCCCGCGCCGTCCCCTCGCCCTACCCCAACCAGTGGCGCACCGTCGACCTGGACGACCTCAAGCAGCAGCGGCACAGCGGCGCCACCCGCCCCGGCTGCCCCACCTGCTCCGCCCTCCCCGCCGTCGAGAAGAGCGGTGCCGCCGACGGCCCCGACCCCGCGCCGCTGGCCGCCCGCTACGAGGCGTTCATCGGATTCCCGCCGCACGAGTACATGGACCTCAAGGGCCACCAGCAGCACTACAAGCCCTCCAACCTGGCCCTCCAGCGCCAGGAGAAGACGTGGCCCGTCTGCCCCCGCACCGAACTCCCGCCCCCGGACACCGCACGCCTGGCCGGACAGCCCTACGGGCAGGAGACCGGCCCGGAGGCCGCCGTCGACCGGGACACCCTCTCCCTCGTCCTGGCCACCGTCGCCGGCATCCGCGTCGGCGACCCGGACTTCCTGCGCCGCTGGACACCCAGCGGCGGCAACATCGGCTCCGTCCTCGCCCACCTGGCCGTCCGCGACGCGCCCGGCCTGGAGCCCGGCCTCTACGGATACGTACCCGGAGACCACCGCCTCGCGCTCCTCTCGCCCGGTACCGAAACGCTCGACGGCATGCCGGGAGCCGGCCCCGCCACCCTGCTGCTGACCGGCAACCTCGGCAAGGTCGCCAAGAAGTACCACTCCTTCGCACTGCGGGTGACGCTGCTCGACGCGGGCTGCGCCCAGGCCACCCTGCGCCGCGTCTGCCGCACCCTGGGCCTGCCGCGCACCCCCGTACACCGCTGGGACGAGCGGGCGGCCGCCGCGGCGCTCGGCGTCGACCCGCGCGTCGAACCCGTCACCGCCGTCACCGACCTCGGGAGGCCGCTGTGA